The following proteins are encoded in a genomic region of Ornithinibacillus sp. 4-3:
- a CDS encoding DinB family protein, protein MEALRLFKYSRISTFIVLNKIDKVLWDVQPEGYPNTIRWNAGHVYITAEDFLHDADCNYTVTKPEWLKLFIDGTSPMDWRNKEVPSSEEIMLALKEQEERINIHFQDKLKQQASIARDVNGMLLETVDSSVQFVTWHEGIHLGFMNGLNKLFQSDSSIQELVRSR, encoded by the coding sequence ATGGAGGCTTTGCGACTATTTAAGTATTCACGTATTTCTACTTTTATTGTGCTAAATAAGATTGATAAGGTTTTATGGGATGTACAGCCTGAAGGTTATCCAAATACAATCCGCTGGAATGCTGGGCATGTTTATATTACAGCTGAGGATTTTCTCCATGATGCTGATTGTAACTATACGGTTACTAAACCAGAATGGCTAAAATTATTTATTGATGGTACAAGCCCGATGGATTGGAGGAACAAAGAAGTTCCAAGTTCTGAAGAGATTATGCTTGCATTAAAAGAGCAAGAAGAGAGAATTAATATTCATTTTCAAGATAAGTTGAAGCAACAAGCTTCTATTGCTCGAGATGTTAATGGAATGCTATTAGAAACAGTTGATTCTTCTGTACAATTCGTTACTTGGCATGAAGGTATCCACCTTGGCTTCATGAATGGTCTAAATAAACTATTTCAATCAGACTCATCTATCCAAGAGTTGGTTAGAAGTAGATGA